One Clupea harengus chromosome 11, Ch_v2.0.2, whole genome shotgun sequence DNA window includes the following coding sequences:
- the LOC122133285 gene encoding integumentary mucin C.1-like — translation MALEDLQKRDFLKGGDAIFFFTMQDLSPLLTNNSLPCAAIPVQNFTSTPEESIDDGPCSRVTTTTTTTTATTTTPTTTTTSPTTTTTSTTTPTTTTTTPTTTTTSTTTTADTEGPDVDGSSCDSILCSLSPKMASSPLILLITLLLLLSR, via the exons ATGGCCTTGGAGGACCTTCAGAAAAGAGACTTCCTGAAAGGAGGCGATGCCATCTTCTTCTTCACCATGCAAG aTCTGAGCCCTCTGCTTACAAATAACTCACTGCCCTGTGCCGCAATTCCTGTGCAGAATTTCACTTCAACTCCTGAGGAGAGTATTGATGATGGTCCCTGTTCACG TGTTACCACTACCACAACGACTACCACGGCAACAACCACCACTcctaccaccacaaccaccagtCCTACCACCACAACCACGAGCACCACCACTCctacaaccacaaccaccactcctaccaccacaaccacgagcaccaccaccaccgcggACACCGAGGGACCTGATGTGGATGGCAG CTCGTGTGACAGCATTTTGTGCAGCCTCTCCCCTAAGATGGCTTCCTCACCACTGATCCTCCTCATCACCTTGCTCTTGCTGTTGAGTCGCTGA